In one Cellulomonas sp. JZ18 genomic region, the following are encoded:
- a CDS encoding GNAT family N-acetyltransferase — protein sequence MTDHVHQDQPAPTVRRVTADDAPQWARLYAGYRAFYRLPDDPEAVATTWRWVLGEQHGLTGLVATAADGTTLLGLANLRTFARPSTGTLGLYLDDLFTDPAARRAGVGAALLDAAAGLAAQRGASVVRWITAADNATARALYDRHADATPWVTYDMAPRAALTAGAGAGS from the coding sequence GTGACCGACCACGTGCACCAGGACCAGCCGGCGCCGACCGTCCGGCGCGTCACGGCGGACGACGCGCCGCAGTGGGCGCGGCTGTACGCGGGCTACCGGGCCTTCTACCGTCTGCCCGACGACCCCGAGGCGGTGGCGACGACCTGGCGGTGGGTCCTCGGCGAGCAGCACGGGCTCACCGGCCTCGTCGCGACCGCAGCGGACGGCACGACGCTGCTGGGCCTCGCGAACCTCCGCACGTTCGCACGGCCGTCGACCGGCACCCTCGGCCTCTACCTCGACGACCTCTTCACCGACCCCGCGGCCCGCCGGGCCGGGGTGGGTGCGGCCCTGCTGGACGCCGCGGCCGGGCTCGCCGCGCAGCGCGGCGCGAGCGTCGTGCGGTGGATCACCGCGGCCGACAACGCGACCGCCCGCGCGCTCTACGACCGGCACGCCGACGCCACGCCGTGGGTCACCTACGACATGGCGCCCCGCGCCGCGCTCACGGCGGGAGCCGGCGCAGGTTCCTGA
- a CDS encoding YdcF family protein, producing MVRLPVVVCAGLVAAVVWGEVAHRGASRRRLGDGRSAGGRDAVVVLGYRNRGRRANHVNRYRVRAGLRSLDPAAARSVLVLCGGAVAGGVPEAVLLARYARERGYRGPVLLDRESRSTWENVRNAIPFLEDADSIAVVSSSLHAEKGRAYLWQLRPDLARRLRRGEDYRPGELLLVKPVAAALGVRNLRRLPP from the coding sequence GTGGTCCGGCTGCCGGTGGTCGTGTGCGCAGGGCTGGTGGCCGCCGTGGTGTGGGGCGAGGTCGCGCACCGGGGCGCGAGCAGGCGTCGGCTCGGGGACGGGCGGAGCGCGGGCGGCCGGGACGCGGTGGTGGTGCTCGGCTACAGGAACCGGGGCCGTCGCGCCAACCACGTCAACCGCTACCGCGTGCGCGCGGGGCTGCGGTCGCTCGACCCGGCGGCGGCGCGGAGCGTCCTCGTGCTGTGCGGCGGGGCCGTCGCGGGCGGCGTGCCCGAGGCCGTGCTCCTCGCGCGGTACGCACGCGAGCGGGGCTACCGCGGCCCGGTGCTGCTCGACCGGGAGAGCCGCTCCACCTGGGAGAACGTGCGGAACGCGATCCCCTTCCTCGAGGACGCCGACTCGATCGCGGTCGTCTCGAGCTCCCTGCACGCGGAGAAGGGACGTGCCTACCTGTGGCAGCTGCGCCCGGACCTCGCACGCCGGCTGCGCCGCGGCGAGGACTACCGCCCCGGGGAGCTGCTGCTCGTCAAGCCGGTCGCGGCGGCGCTCGGCGTCAGGAACCTGCGCCGGCTCCCGCCGTGA
- a CDS encoding DUF3806 domain-containing protein, which produces MTGPRRPAPAPQVSPLSEAEAQWCQDQLAVAGVLAEAYAGDGTTPPSLTSLDAVVAGWHGDDRGIDVNTVVNAVGVAFGEHVARDTGLSWVIATDEHGTDLALHGRPGDLLLHPANAVAKRVVEGRTPFVAALHAEVVAAVRRVRPQP; this is translated from the coding sequence ATGACCGGGCCTCGCCGACCAGCCCCCGCCCCGCAGGTGTCGCCCCTGAGCGAGGCCGAGGCGCAGTGGTGCCAGGACCAGCTCGCCGTCGCCGGCGTGCTCGCCGAGGCCTACGCGGGCGACGGCACGACGCCTCCCTCGCTCACCTCCCTCGACGCGGTCGTGGCGGGATGGCACGGCGACGACCGGGGGATCGACGTCAACACGGTCGTCAACGCCGTGGGCGTCGCGTTCGGCGAGCACGTGGCCCGCGACACCGGGCTGTCGTGGGTCATCGCCACGGACGAGCACGGCACCGACCTGGCGCTGCACGGCCGGCCCGGCGACCTGCTCCTGCACCCCGCGAACGCCGTCGCGAAGCGCGTCGTCGAGGGCCGCACCCCGTTCGTCGCCGCCCTGCACGCCGAGGTCGTGGCGGCGGTGCGGCGCGTGCGCCCGCAGCCGTGA
- a CDS encoding HEAT repeat domain-containing protein, with amino-acid sequence MSAAEAGALSGVPSTSGQESLVATVVRSQLTAPDREVRVAALDGLVGLAAHGDDEARALLREVVTRYRDTDREVYTRALNRVEVFGDRGLTEPLLAALSDEDLGCQAWAADACGRLGVQEAAPLLVGLLTHPDGMVRASACEALGELRNAPAVGALATCVDDPSEHVRAAASRALARIGTDAAADALWAAFLARRHPRPGYLPGALAACGPDVHARLLAATAHADPEIRYWAARALGATGDERYDAVLSRLAADDHATTSTGARVSTGARRGLRASLRVRERDGEEPGQPSPPPGTATPA; translated from the coding sequence GTGAGCGCCGCCGAGGCGGGTGCGCTGTCGGGCGTCCCGTCGACGTCCGGGCAGGAGTCCCTCGTCGCCACCGTCGTCCGCTCGCAGCTGACCGCCCCCGACCGGGAGGTGCGCGTCGCCGCCCTGGACGGGCTCGTCGGGCTCGCCGCGCACGGCGACGACGAGGCGCGGGCGCTGCTGCGGGAGGTCGTCACCCGGTACCGCGACACCGACCGGGAGGTCTACACGCGTGCGCTGAACCGCGTCGAGGTGTTCGGCGACCGGGGCCTGACCGAGCCGCTGCTCGCCGCGTTGTCCGACGAGGACCTCGGCTGCCAGGCCTGGGCCGCCGACGCCTGCGGGCGGCTGGGGGTGCAGGAGGCCGCGCCGCTGCTCGTCGGGCTCCTGACGCACCCCGACGGCATGGTCCGGGCGAGCGCGTGCGAGGCCCTCGGGGAGCTGCGCAACGCGCCCGCCGTCGGCGCGCTGGCCACCTGCGTCGACGACCCGTCCGAGCACGTCCGCGCCGCGGCGAGCAGGGCGCTGGCCCGCATCGGGACCGACGCCGCGGCCGACGCGCTGTGGGCGGCGTTCCTGGCCCGGCGGCACCCCCGGCCCGGCTACCTCCCGGGGGCGCTCGCCGCCTGCGGACCGGACGTCCACGCACGGCTCCTGGCCGCCACCGCGCACGCCGACCCGGAGATCCGGTACTGGGCCGCCCGCGCGCTGGGCGCGACCGGGGACGAGCGGTACGACGCCGTGCTGAGCCGGCTCGCCGCGGACGACCACGCGACGACGTCCACCGGCGCCCGGGTGAGCACGGGCGCGAGGCGCGGTCTGCGCGCGTCGCTGCGCGTGCGGGAACGGGACGGCGAGGAGCCGGGGCAGCCCAGCCCGCCGCCCGGGACGGCCACCCCCGCCTGA
- a CDS encoding flagellar brake protein, with amino-acid sequence MHDLAPCTVFVDDRAVLGHVATCADGVLSFVPDHGILGGAVQAGDDVALQVLDDVRGEVRYTGRVTHVGATTVQVEYLELVSTVQKRRSARVRLTQICTGVVRSPDGATRRLTFVVVDLAAHGVRVSTTAGLAVRDRVRFTFPTPERGLALEAEVVRVQETTTGTTHYGCRFVGLDEKDEDALFRYVLRTQGEQRRARVRD; translated from the coding sequence ATGCACGACCTCGCACCCTGCACCGTGTTCGTCGACGACCGCGCCGTCCTCGGCCACGTCGCGACGTGCGCGGACGGCGTGCTGTCGTTCGTGCCCGACCACGGGATCCTGGGCGGGGCGGTCCAGGCCGGGGACGACGTCGCGCTGCAGGTGCTGGACGACGTGCGCGGCGAGGTGCGGTACACCGGGCGGGTCACGCACGTCGGTGCGACGACGGTGCAGGTGGAGTACCTCGAGCTCGTCTCGACCGTGCAGAAGCGACGCTCGGCGCGGGTGCGGCTGACCCAGATCTGCACGGGCGTCGTGCGCTCCCCCGACGGCGCCACGCGGCGCCTCACGTTCGTCGTCGTGGACCTCGCCGCGCACGGCGTGCGGGTCTCCACGACCGCGGGCCTGGCGGTACGGGACCGCGTCCGGTTCACGTTCCCGACGCCCGAGCGCGGTCTCGCGCTCGAGGCGGAGGTGGTGCGCGTCCAGGAGACGACCACCGGCACGACGCACTACGGCTGCCGGTTCGTGGGTCTCGACGAGAAGGACGAGGACGCGCTGTTCCGCTACGTGCTGCGCACGCAGGGCGAGCAGCGGCGCGCGCGCGTGCGGGACTGA
- a CDS encoding tryptophan-rich sensory protein, with protein sequence MAEAAGGALSATATPLAPDRPAFSIWSAVYTGLAVFAVVQALPRRAGDRRLRAVSWWVLASMVLNALWIATVQADSVGGSVLVILALVAVLATVLVRLVRIPHTDTAASLVTDVTVGLYLGWVSVATLANVAAFLAVAEVGGLGLGATTWSVVVLAVAAVLAVAYAVVARGRPSVAVPIGLATAWGLTWIGVGRTAGPLVDGTVATAAFVAAAVALVAPLVTTLLARRR encoded by the coding sequence GTGGCCGAGGCGGCGGGCGGCGCGCTCTCCGCGACCGCGACGCCGCTCGCCCCCGACCGCCCCGCGTTCTCGATCTGGTCCGCCGTCTACACCGGGCTCGCCGTGTTCGCCGTCGTCCAGGCCCTGCCCCGCCGGGCGGGCGACCGGCGGCTGCGCGCGGTCTCGTGGTGGGTGCTGGCGTCGATGGTGCTCAACGCCCTGTGGATCGCGACCGTGCAGGCGGACTCCGTGGGCGGCAGCGTCCTCGTCATCCTCGCGCTCGTCGCCGTCCTCGCGACCGTCCTCGTCCGGCTCGTCCGCATCCCGCACACCGACACCGCGGCCTCCCTGGTGACCGACGTGACCGTGGGCCTCTACCTCGGCTGGGTGAGCGTCGCGACGCTGGCCAACGTGGCCGCGTTCCTCGCGGTCGCCGAGGTCGGCGGGCTCGGCCTCGGCGCGACGACGTGGTCGGTCGTCGTGCTCGCGGTCGCCGCCGTCCTCGCGGTCGCGTACGCGGTGGTCGCGCGGGGACGCCCGTCGGTCGCGGTCCCGATCGGCCTGGCGACGGCCTGGGGTCTGACGTGGATCGGCGTCGGCCGCACGGCGGGGCCGCTCGTCGACGGCACGGTGGCGACGGCCGCCTTCGTGGCCGCCGCGGTCGCGCTCGTGGCGCCGCTCGTCACGACGCTGCTCGCCCGCCGTCGCTGA
- a CDS encoding alpha/beta fold hydrolase has product MLADVAGVTLSYQLHGPAEAPVLVLLHGMGAASDGSSWRDVVPLLAGDHRLVVPDLRGHGASSRPGSYTLDEMADDVARLLDLLGVRDATVVGHSMGGVVAVVLAQARPDLVAALVVEDSSPPPPFGLPPVDVSPPPRPGGPVPYDVEVRPAVLRELGRPGAAWARRAHEVTVPTLVVGGGPTSFVDQDRLAALAARFPAGTMATIDAGHDVHPTRPEEFVALLRRWWAQQGQVAADRPDAGRATVHVRGALTDGELEALHAAAFGGPPSATPWRRRLDRHSLTWVTARMDGRLVGFVNVIGDGGEHAVLLDTCVAPDVERRGVGRALVAAAADEARRNGCTWLHADYEPRFARFYENACGFRPTEAGVLRLV; this is encoded by the coding sequence GTGCTCGCCGACGTCGCCGGGGTGACCCTCTCCTACCAGCTGCACGGTCCCGCCGAGGCACCCGTGCTCGTCCTGCTGCACGGCATGGGTGCCGCGAGCGACGGGTCCTCCTGGCGGGACGTCGTGCCGCTGCTGGCCGGCGACCACCGGCTCGTCGTCCCGGACCTGCGCGGCCACGGCGCGAGCAGCCGGCCGGGCAGCTACACGCTGGACGAGATGGCCGACGACGTCGCGCGGCTGCTCGACCTGCTCGGCGTGCGCGACGCCACCGTGGTGGGGCACTCCATGGGCGGGGTGGTCGCCGTCGTGCTCGCGCAGGCACGGCCCGACCTCGTCGCCGCGCTCGTCGTCGAGGACTCGTCCCCGCCGCCGCCGTTCGGGCTCCCGCCCGTCGACGTGTCCCCGCCGCCGCGCCCCGGCGGTCCGGTGCCCTACGACGTCGAGGTGCGCCCGGCCGTCCTGCGCGAGCTCGGGCGGCCCGGCGCGGCGTGGGCGCGCCGCGCGCACGAGGTCACGGTGCCGACGCTCGTCGTCGGCGGCGGGCCGACCAGCTTCGTCGACCAGGACCGGCTCGCGGCGCTCGCGGCGCGCTTCCCGGCCGGCACGATGGCGACGATCGACGCGGGGCACGACGTGCACCCGACGCGTCCCGAGGAGTTCGTCGCGCTGCTGCGCCGCTGGTGGGCGCAGCAGGGGCAGGTCGCGGCGGACCGTCCCGACGCCGGGCGCGCGACGGTGCACGTCCGCGGCGCGCTGACCGACGGCGAGCTGGAGGCGCTGCACGCCGCCGCGTTCGGCGGTCCCCCGTCGGCGACGCCCTGGCGCCGACGGCTGGACCGGCACAGCCTCACGTGGGTGACCGCCCGCATGGACGGGCGGCTCGTGGGGTTCGTCAACGTCATCGGTGACGGCGGCGAGCACGCGGTCCTGCTCGACACGTGCGTCGCACCCGACGTGGAGCGGCGCGGCGTCGGGCGGGCGCTCGTGGCGGCCGCGGCGGACGAGGCCCGGCGGAACGGCTGCACCTGGCTGCACGCCGACTACGAGCCCCGGTTCGCGCGCTTCTACGAGAACGCCTGCGGTTTCCGGCCCACCGAGGCGGGCGTGCTGCGCCTGGTCTGA
- a CDS encoding PKD domain-containing protein has translation MLGQYVARAGGASAPAATDAAEHRLDRRLDVQRLYHRWDEDLLGPATTDAVQRGRVPVLSVLPRRADGSVVRWTTIARGGADERIRSHARQVRQMGPTVYLTLHHEPDIASSSYGTAADYVAAWRHYVRVFRDEGVTNVRWTWLPSAGVLTRPNSDPTAEGYYPGDDVVDRIGSAIYNWFGCREGSTTQWRDLERVASGLRRFAANHGKPVVLAEWGSVEDPDRPERRAQWLRDAFAHFATWPELEVVAYFDTEGTCDWRLGEGAAAEAYRELAARPLVRPRPLAWLEVSATQGAGTLAVTLSGERSSGARSATGRGVASWSLDLGDGTTRSGTGRPPTALRHTYRAGTFTATLRVTDEDGRTATDRRTVRVAAAPAVTGVAERNVTTTAADLHAWVDTNGAAGRVRFQWFADGARVGSSTLQAAAKDGPQEIRTVRPRGLVPGTAYTWTVTATTGAGSVTREDAWVTPGRPDVRAVPPAAVGTTSADLKLRVHPNGVATSAWVEWGTSSTDRRTPTLALGAAGYERGEEQRVSGLQRRTTYRFRVVAQNAHGRTVGPVQTFTTR, from the coding sequence ATGCTCGGCCAGTACGTCGCGCGCGCCGGCGGTGCGAGCGCGCCGGCCGCGACGGACGCCGCCGAGCACCGCCTGGACCGCCGGCTCGACGTGCAGCGCCTGTACCACCGCTGGGACGAGGACCTGCTCGGCCCGGCGACCACCGACGCGGTGCAGCGCGGCCGCGTGCCGGTGCTGTCGGTCCTGCCCCGCCGGGCCGACGGGTCGGTCGTGCGGTGGACGACGATCGCGCGCGGCGGTGCCGACGAGCGGATCCGCTCGCACGCCCGCCAGGTGCGGCAGATGGGCCCGACGGTCTACCTGACGCTGCACCACGAGCCGGACATCGCGTCGTCGTCGTACGGCACGGCCGCCGACTACGTCGCGGCCTGGCGCCACTACGTCCGGGTCTTCCGGGACGAGGGCGTCACGAACGTGCGCTGGACCTGGCTGCCGAGCGCGGGCGTGCTGACGCGCCCGAACAGCGACCCGACGGCCGAGGGCTACTACCCGGGGGACGACGTCGTGGACCGGATCGGCTCGGCGATCTACAACTGGTTCGGCTGCCGGGAGGGCAGCACCACGCAGTGGCGGGACCTCGAGCGCGTCGCCTCGGGCCTGCGCCGGTTCGCGGCGAACCACGGCAAGCCGGTCGTGCTCGCGGAGTGGGGCTCGGTCGAGGACCCCGACCGGCCGGAGCGGCGCGCGCAGTGGCTGCGGGACGCCTTCGCGCACTTCGCGACGTGGCCGGAGCTGGAGGTGGTCGCCTACTTCGACACCGAGGGCACCTGCGACTGGCGGCTCGGCGAGGGCGCCGCCGCCGAGGCCTACCGCGAGCTGGCCGCGCGGCCCCTGGTGCGGCCGCGCCCGCTCGCGTGGCTCGAGGTGTCGGCCACGCAGGGCGCGGGGACGCTCGCCGTGACCCTGTCGGGCGAGCGCAGCTCCGGCGCCCGGTCGGCCACGGGCCGCGGCGTCGCCTCGTGGTCGCTCGACCTCGGCGACGGCACGACGCGGTCGGGCACGGGCCGGCCGCCCACCGCGCTGCGGCACACGTACAGGGCCGGCACGTTCACCGCGACGCTGCGGGTGACCGACGAGGACGGGCGCACCGCCACCGACCGGCGGACGGTCCGGGTCGCGGCGGCGCCCGCCGTCACGGGCGTGGCCGAGCGGAACGTCACCACGACGGCCGCCGACCTGCACGCCTGGGTCGACACGAACGGCGCCGCAGGCCGCGTCCGGTTCCAGTGGTTCGCCGACGGCGCGCGGGTCGGCAGCAGCACGCTCCAGGCCGCCGCCAAGGACGGGCCGCAGGAGATCCGCACCGTGCGCCCGCGCGGCCTCGTCCCGGGCACCGCCTACACGTGGACGGTCACGGCGACGACGGGGGCGGGGTCGGTCACGCGCGAGGACGCCTGGGTCACGCCCGGCCGGCCGGACGTGCGCGCCGTGCCACCGGCCGCGGTGGGGACGACGTCCGCGGACCTGAAGCTGCGCGTCCACCCGAACGGCGTCGCGACGAGCGCGTGGGTCGAGTGGGGCACGTCGTCCACCGACCGCCGGACACCGACGCTCGCCCTGGGCGCGGCCGGGTACGAGCGCGGTGAGGAGCAGCGGGTCTCGGGCCTGCAGCGCAGGACGACCTACCGCTTCCGCGTCGTGGCGCAGAACGCGCACGGCCGCACGGTGGGGCCCGTGCAGACGTTCACCACGCGCTGA
- a CDS encoding DUF2975 domain-containing protein translates to MSRWAVLALRVVIVGVFAGLVAIQVIPLPALWRDVPEEAPAMLPLRWALLLIGMAMVLCVQVALVCVWRLLTMTRRDTVFSTAAFRWVDVVIGAAVVEAGLWALLAVLLAPGEAVPPGIVLIVTTIGAAAFGIGLVVLVMRMLLAKAVALDSTATTLRAELDEVI, encoded by the coding sequence ATGAGCCGATGGGCGGTGCTGGCCCTGCGGGTGGTGATCGTGGGGGTCTTCGCGGGCCTCGTCGCGATCCAGGTGATCCCCCTGCCGGCCCTGTGGCGGGACGTCCCGGAGGAGGCACCCGCGATGCTGCCGCTGCGGTGGGCGCTGCTGCTGATCGGGATGGCGATGGTGCTGTGCGTGCAGGTCGCGCTCGTGTGCGTGTGGCGGCTGCTCACCATGACCCGGCGCGACACGGTGTTCTCCACCGCAGCGTTCCGCTGGGTCGACGTCGTCATCGGCGCGGCCGTCGTCGAGGCGGGGCTGTGGGCGCTGCTCGCGGTGCTGCTCGCCCCGGGCGAGGCGGTGCCGCCCGGCATCGTCCTCATCGTCACCACGATCGGCGCGGCCGCGTTCGGCATCGGGCTCGTCGTGCTCGTCATGCGGATGCTGCTCGCCAAGGCGGTCGCGCTCGACTCGACGGCGACGACCCTGCGCGCCGAGCTGGACGAGGTGATCTGA
- a CDS encoding helix-turn-helix transcriptional regulator, with protein MPIVVDIDVMLARRKMSVGELADRVGITPANLAVLKNGRAKAVRFTTLEALCEALQCQPGDLLRRESADGAGAGVGDVPEEPVA; from the coding sequence ATGCCCATCGTCGTCGACATCGACGTCATGCTCGCGCGCCGCAAGATGTCCGTCGGCGAGCTCGCCGACCGCGTCGGCATCACCCCGGCCAACCTCGCGGTGCTCAAGAACGGCCGCGCGAAGGCCGTCCGGTTCACGACGCTCGAGGCCCTGTGCGAGGCGCTGCAGTGCCAGCCCGGCGACCTGCTGCGACGCGAGAGCGCGGACGGTGCGGGCGCGGGCGTGGGCGACGTGCCCGAGGAGCCCGTCGCCTGA